From the Leucobacter tenebrionis genome, one window contains:
- a CDS encoding PPK2 family polyphosphate kinase, with amino-acid sequence MPSEFWIEDPSRLLRVGAGFDLRAVDPDAKPGTAARKAEGAAELARAAQELRGLQEKLFAQSRLGAPDRLLVVLQAMDAAGKGGIVNHVFSQVEPYGLALSAFKAPTEEERAHDFLWRVEPRVPTPGMIGVFDRSHYEDVLIQRVRGFAPPEEIERRYGAIVDFERRLAEDGVRVVKIMLHISPEEQAERLLSRLDDPEKHWKYNPGDVDERELWAEYMEAFSIAIERTAAEHAPWYVVPANAKWYARAAVQRIVISELQRIDPQWPEADFDVAVERSRIERTSDLSWP; translated from the coding sequence ATGCCCAGCGAATTCTGGATCGAGGATCCGTCCCGCCTGCTGCGGGTCGGCGCCGGCTTCGACCTGCGCGCGGTGGACCCCGACGCGAAACCGGGCACCGCGGCCCGCAAGGCCGAGGGCGCCGCCGAGCTGGCTCGCGCGGCGCAGGAGCTGCGCGGCCTGCAGGAGAAGCTCTTCGCGCAGAGCCGGCTCGGGGCTCCGGACCGCCTGCTCGTGGTGCTGCAGGCCATGGACGCCGCGGGCAAGGGCGGGATCGTCAACCATGTCTTCAGCCAGGTCGAACCGTACGGTCTCGCGCTCTCGGCGTTCAAGGCGCCGACCGAGGAGGAACGGGCGCACGATTTCCTGTGGCGAGTCGAGCCTCGGGTTCCGACGCCGGGGATGATCGGCGTGTTCGACCGTTCGCACTACGAGGACGTGCTGATCCAGCGGGTGCGCGGTTTCGCCCCGCCCGAGGAGATCGAGCGTCGCTACGGAGCGATCGTGGACTTCGAGCGCCGATTGGCGGAGGACGGCGTGCGCGTCGTCAAGATCATGCTGCACATCTCGCCCGAGGAGCAGGCCGAGCGCCTGCTCTCCCGCCTCGACGACCCCGAGAAGCACTGGAAGTACAACCCGGGCGACGTCGACGAGCGCGAGCTCTGGGCCGAGTACATGGAGGCGTTCAGCATCGCGATCGAGCGAACCGCCGCCGAGCACGCACCCTGGTACGTGGTGCCCGCGAATGCCAAGTGGTACGCGCGGGCGGCCGTGCAGCGCATCGTGATCTCGGAGCTGCAGCGGATCGACCCGCAGTGGCCCGAGGCCGACTTCGATGTGGCGGTCGAGCGATCCCGCATCGAACGGACGTCCGATCTGAGCTGGCCCTGA